The Desulfuromonas thiophila genome contains the following window.
AGCAGTTGGCCAATCGCGCGGTTGGAATGGATAGCTTCCGAACCACCGCGCAGGATGACGGCGTTGCCGCTTTTAAGGCATAACCCGGCGGCATCAGCGGTGACGTTGGGCCGCGATTCGAAGATGATGCCGATAACCCCCAGGGGGATCCGCATGCGGCCGACCTGAATGCCATTGGGGCGCCGCCACATGCCGGTGATCTCGCCCACCGGATCAGGCAGGGCGGCCACTTCGCGCAGACCGGCGGCCATGGCGGCAATGCGCTCCTCGCTTAGCAGCAAGCGATCGATCATGGCGGCCGACAGCCCGGCAGCGCGGGCGTTGACCAGATCCTTTTCGTTCTCCCGCTGCAGGGTTTCGCGCTCCTGCAGCAGGGCGTCAGCCATGCGTTCAAGCAGCAGATTCTTGTCGGTGGTGGACAGGCCGGCCAGCTGGACGGCTGCTTCCTTGGCCCGGCAGGCCAGTTGGTGCATCTCGACGGTCAGGGGGGTGGACATGGCGCGAAGCTCCCTTTGGCATGCCGGCGCCAGCCGGCGGATGGATAGAAACGGTCGTCGATGGAGACCGGGGTGGATTTTAATCGAGGGGTCGGTCGTCGTCGGCCGTCGACAGAACCAGATTGTCACGGTGAATCACCTCGTCGGCGTATTTGTAGCCGAGAATGTCGATGATCTCCGAGGTTTTTTTGCCCATGATGTGCAGCAGTTCGGCCAGGGTGTAGTTGGTCACGCCCCGGGCGAAAAAGTTGCCGCTGTCGTCGTACAGGCTGACCGAGTCTCCGCGCTCGAAAGTCCCTTCGACACCGCGAATGCCCGAGGGCAGCAGGCTTTTACCTTCCATGACCAGGGCGCGGTGGGCGCCGGCATCGACAAACAGCTTGCCGCGCGGTTTTTTGGTGAAGGCGATCCAGTGTTTTTTCGCTGTCATGCGGGCGCTGGCCGGAATGAAATAGGTGCCGATATCCTCGCCATCGAAAAAGCGCAGCAGATTGTCCGGGTCAAGACCATTGATGATGGCGGCGGCGACGCCCTGCAGTGTGGCCCGCTTGGCCGCTTTGAGCTTGCTGGCCATGCCGCCGGTGCCGAGCTGGCCGCTGGCATTGCCGGCCATGGTTTCGATGTCGGCACTGATCCGTTCAACCTCGGGAATCAATCGGGCTTCGGCATGTTGCCGGGGGTCTCTGTCGTACAGACCGTCGACATCGGACAGGATCACCAGCAGATTGGCTTCCACCAGACTGGCGACCATGGAAGAGAGGTTGTCGTTGTCGCCAAAGCGGATTTCATCCACCACCACGGTATCGTTCTCGTTGATGATGGGGACGATGCCGTATTCCAGCAGGGTCATGAGGGTGTTGCGGGCGTTGAGATAACGGCGGCGGTTAGCCAGGTCGTCACGTGTCAGCAGAATCTGGGCGACATTGCCGCCACGGCTGCGGAAGGCGCTGCGGTAGAAACGCATCAGCCGGCTCTGGCCGATGGCGGCGGCGGCCTGTTTCAGGGCGATGGTCTGGGGCCGGCCGCAGATGCCGAGATCCTTCTTGCCGGCTGCCACGGCGCCGGAGGAGACAACGATCACATCGTAGCCGCGCTGCCGCAGTTGCCACAGATTGGCGGAGAGTTTCTCGATCTGAGCGAGATTCAGGCCGCTGTCGCCCGAGAGCACGGCGCTGCCGATCTTGATGACGACACGCCGGACCGTAGCAATCAGGGCTGCGCGGGGTGTGGTGTTGTGGGGCATGGGGCAAGCTCCCGGCTGTGTTCAAGGCGGTCGGCAATGGCACGGATCAGCGGGTCGAGGCCTTCCCGCGTCAGGGCGCAGATGCAGAAAACCGGGTAGCCCAGCGCCTCCAACTGGAGACGTGCGGCCTGGACCCGTTGCCGCACCTCGGTGATGTCGTTCTTGGTCAGTACCACCAGCTGGGGTTTTTCGAGCAGGGCCGGATCGTGGCGTCCCAGTTCGGTGTTGATCAGGTGGAAATCGTCGAGCAGCCGATCGGGGTCATCCGCCAGACTCAGGTCAAGCAGATGCAGGAACAAATCGGTGCGCTCGATGTGGCGCAGAAAACGGGTTCCCAGCCCCTGACCCTCGCTGGCACCGGCGATGAGACCCGGAATGTCGGCGACAACAAAGCATTTGTGGCCATCGTAGGACACCACACCAAGATTGGGTACCAAGGTGGTGAATGGATAATCAGCCACCTTGGGCCGGGCTGCCGAAATGGCGCGAATCAGCGTCGATTTGCCGGCATTGGGCAGACCCACCAGGCCGACATCGGCCAGCAGTTTCAATTCCAGCCGCAGCCGCAGTTCTTCACCGGGCAGGCCGGGCTGGGTGTGACGCGGTGCCCGGTTGGTGCTGCTGGCAAAACGGGCATTGCCGCGCCCGCCCTGGCCGCCGCAGGCGAGACGTACCGGCTGGTCAGGGTCGGTCAGATCAGCGAGCAACTCGTCCGTGACGGCGTTGTACACCAACGTACCCACCGGCACCCGCAGACAAAGGGATTCACCATTGGCACCATGCATGTTCTTGCCCTTGCCCGGCTGGCCGTTGCCGGCCTGGTACTGGCTCTGATAACGGTAGTCGAGCAGGGTGCTCAACTGACTGTCGGCGCAGATCAGCACATTGCCGCCATCGCCGCCATCACCGCCATCGGGGCCACCGCGGGGAATGAATTTTTCCCGTCGAAACGACAGACAGCCGCGCCCGCCGTTGCCGGAGCGGATCAGAATCTTGACTTCATCGACAAAGCGCATGGGATGGTTTTTCGCGAAAAAGAGGAAATGGAACCGGAAACGTTGCCGGCAGGCGCCACCACAGCCTGCCGGGGCGCCAACATAACACAAAAAAGCCCGAAGTCCTATGCCTGACTTCGGGCTTTGGGGCTGTGCTGTCTGCGCGGTCTAGCTGGCGTAGACGCTGATCTTCTGGCGCTTCTTGTCCTTGCGCTCGAAGGAGACAACACCATCGATCAGGGCGAACAGGGTGTAATCCTTGCCGCAACCGACGTTGTTGCCGGGGTGAAAGGTGGTGCCACGCTGACGTACCAGAATCGAGCCGGCAGTAACCTGCTGACCCCCGAACCGTTTGACGCCAAGGCGCTTACCAACGCTGTCGCGGCCGTTTCTGGAACTGCCGCCTGCTTTCTTGTGAGCCATGATTCGCCTCCTTAAGCCTCAATGCCCGTGATTCTGAGCCGTGTTATCGGCTGCCGGTGTCCATAGGTCTTGCGAAAGCCCTGACGGCGCTTGGATTTAAACACAAGAACCTTTTTGTCCTTGCCCTGCTCGACAATGCGAGCCGAAACCCTGGCGCCTGGCAATAGAGGTGCTCCGATTTTAACCTCTTCTCCGCCGACCATGAGGACTTCGCCGAGCTCGATGGTGGAACCCACCTCGCCGGCCAGTTTTTCTACCTTGATTGTGTCGCCTTCGGATACTTTGTACTGTTTTCCTCCGGTCTTGATCACCGCGTACATGCGTCTTCACCTCCCTGATGTGCAAAGTCACGCGCCCAGCGGACACGTTTTGTAGCGGCGCACTGTAGCCGTGTGCCGGGCGGGCTGTCAAGGAATTTCTGCTGCCGTGATGGTCAGTGATCGCACAGATTGATACCGCTGCGCAGGGCGCCAGCGAGGTACTCGGTGACCAGGGTGGCTGGGGCGGCGACTGGCGCACCGACAATCACCTGAATACCATTGGTGGCAAACAGCTGTTGGGCCCGCTGGCCCATGCCGCCGGCAATCACCAGATCGACCCCCTGTTCCGCCAGCCAGCGCGGCAGCAGGCCGGGCTCGTGCGGCGGGGCTTCGAGGGTGTGCTGGCCGGTGATGGTCTGGTTTTCAGGGTTGACTTGCACCAGGGTGAACTGGCCGCAGTGGCCGAAATGGGCGGCCAGCAGGTCGTTGGCGGTGGGAATGGCGATGGTCATCATGCAGGGACTCCGGTTTGGGGGTTGGGGGTGTCGAGCTTCAGGCGCAGATTGCGCCACAGCTTGCCAATGGCGGCGCTGGCGGCGCTGGGCTCCAGGCAGGTGACTGGCCGGCCTTGCAGCTGGGCCTGGGTCAGCTGCGGGTCGTAGGGCAAACGTCCCAGCAGGGGCACGTTCAGCCGTTCGGCTTCCTGCTGCAACAGCTGGGATTGCTGCGGATTGATGTCCCATTTGTTGATGCACAGCAGGGCCGGCAGGCGGAAATGACGGCACAGTTCGGCCACGCGCAGAAAATCGTGCCGTCCCGACAGGGTTGGTTCGGTGATGATCAGCACCGCGTCGGCGCCGCTGATCGAGGCGATGACCGGGCAGCCGATGCCCGGCGGTCCGTCGATCAGCAGATAGGCACTGCCGCGTTCGGTGGCCAGGGCGCGCGCCTGGCGTCGCACCAGACTAACCAGCTTGCCTGAATTTTCCGCGCCGATGCCGAGCCGGGCATGGATCAACGGGCCGTAGGCGGTGCTGGATTGGAACCACTGACCGCACAGGCGCTCGGGGAAATCAATGGCCTGGACCGGGCAGAAGTGGACACAGACGCCGCAGCCCTCGCAGGCCAGCGGGTCGATACGGTAATTGGGCTGATCTGTACTTGGACGCACCACCGCTTCAAAGGCGCAGTACTGGGCACACAGGTCGCAGTGGCGGCAGTCCTGCGGCCGGATCTGTGCCTCGTTACCGCTGTAGAAATCCTGTGCCTGTTGTATCTGCGGTTGAAGCAGCAGGTGCAGATCGGCGGCATCAACATCGCAATCCGCGCATACCACATCCTTGGCCAGGTGGCAAAGGGCGGCGGTCAGGCTGGTTTTGCCAGTGCCACCCTTGCCGCTGATGATGACCAGTTCCTTCATGCGTTCCTCCCCAGGCGAATGCTGTCAGCCAGCAGTCGATGCAGGGCTGGAGCCAGTTCTGGCCGGGTCTGCAGCAGGGTTGCGCCACGGGAATAACCCTCCGCTATCCGTCGGTCATCCGGAATCTCCAAGGCGACGGGAACCTGCTCGGCCTGGCAGTATTGATGCACGGCCGCATCGTTGCCGCTGCCGGCGCGGTTGATCACCACGGCACAGGGTAGACCCAACAACCTCACAGTGGCCACGGCCAGTTTCAGGTCGTTCAGGCCGAAGGGGGTTGGTTCGGTAACCAGCAGGACGACATCACAGCTGCGCACCGCCGCGATCATCGGGCAGGAGGTTCCGGGCGGGCAGTCGACCAGTACCAGGGGGGCCGCTGCCGCGTCGGCCAGCACGGCGCGGATCAGTGGCGGTGCCATCACCTGGCCGATGGCCAGGGTGCCGCTGATCAGCAGCAAATTATCGCGGCGCAGTTGGCGGATATGGCCGATCAGGCTGTTTTCTTCATGGATTGCACCCGTTGGGCAGACCCGGGCGCAGCCACCGCAGCTGTGGCACAGTTCGTCGAACACCAGCGTGCAGTCGCCGCCAACGGCCAGGGCGTTGAAGGCGCAGAGGTCGACACAGCGGCCGCAGCGGTCGCAGCGCTGCGCATCGATGCGTGGCACTGCCCGGTGGATCGCTTGCGGCGGGCCGGAGCGGCCGGTGAGAAACAGATGCGCATTGGGTTCTTCGACATCGCAATCGCACAGGGTGACGGGGCCGATCTGCGCCTGTGCTTCGGCTAGAGCCAGTGCCAGGGTCGTTTTGCCGGTGCCGCCCTTGCCGGAAGCGATGGCGAGGCGGAATGCTGTTGAGCCGTAGGTCATCGTGGTTTAGCTCCAATGGCCTTCAACGCTGGCCTGGGCTGCTGGCTGCAGCCGCCCTTCGCGCAGCGCCTGCAGAGCTTCGGCCCCGCTGAGGCTGGCATCACAGTGGTAGACGCTGACACCGGCGCTGGTCAGGACACGAAAGGCCTTGGGGCCGCAGTTGCCGGTGATCAGGGCATTGACGCCAGCACGCAGCAGCAGTTGGGCCGCCTGGACACCAGCGCCCTGGGCGGCGTTAAGGTTCTGCTGGTTCTCGACAATTTGCATCTTG
Protein-coding sequences here:
- the proB gene encoding glutamate 5-kinase — protein: MPHNTTPRAALIATVRRVVIKIGSAVLSGDSGLNLAQIEKLSANLWQLRQRGYDVIVVSSGAVAAGKKDLGICGRPQTIALKQAAAAIGQSRLMRFYRSAFRSRGGNVAQILLTRDDLANRRRYLNARNTLMTLLEYGIVPIINENDTVVVDEIRFGDNDNLSSMVASLVEANLLVILSDVDGLYDRDPRQHAEARLIPEVERISADIETMAGNASGQLGTGGMASKLKAAKRATLQGVAAAIINGLDPDNLLRFFDGEDIGTYFIPASARMTAKKHWIAFTKKPRGKLFVDAGAHRALVMEGKSLLPSGIRGVEGTFERGDSVSLYDDSGNFFARGVTNYTLAELLHIMGKKTSEIIDILGYKYADEVIHRDNLVLSTADDDRPLD
- the obgE gene encoding GTPase ObgE; translated protein: MRFVDEVKILIRSGNGGRGCLSFRREKFIPRGGPDGGDGGDGGNVLICADSQLSTLLDYRYQSQYQAGNGQPGKGKNMHGANGESLCLRVPVGTLVYNAVTDELLADLTDPDQPVRLACGGQGGRGNARFASSTNRAPRHTQPGLPGEELRLRLELKLLADVGLVGLPNAGKSTLIRAISAARPKVADYPFTTLVPNLGVVSYDGHKCFVVADIPGLIAGASEGQGLGTRFLRHIERTDLFLHLLDLSLADDPDRLLDDFHLINTELGRHDPALLEKPQLVVLTKNDITEVRQRVQAARLQLEALGYPVFCICALTREGLDPLIRAIADRLEHSRELAPCPTTPHPAQP
- the rpmA gene encoding 50S ribosomal protein L27, translated to MAHKKAGGSSRNGRDSVGKRLGVKRFGGQQVTAGSILVRQRGTTFHPGNNVGCGKDYTLFALIDGVVSFERKDKKRQKISVYAS
- the rplU gene encoding 50S ribosomal protein L21 → MYAVIKTGGKQYKVSEGDTIKVEKLAGEVGSTIELGEVLMVGGEEVKIGAPLLPGARVSARIVEQGKDKKVLVFKSKRRQGFRKTYGHRQPITRLRITGIEA
- a CDS encoding NifB/NifX family molybdenum-iron cluster-binding protein, with product MMTIAIPTANDLLAAHFGHCGQFTLVQVNPENQTITGQHTLEAPPHEPGLLPRWLAEQGVDLVIAGGMGQRAQQLFATNGIQVIVGAPVAAPATLVTEYLAGALRSGINLCDH
- a CDS encoding ATP-binding protein, which codes for MKELVIISGKGGTGKTSLTAALCHLAKDVVCADCDVDAADLHLLLQPQIQQAQDFYSGNEAQIRPQDCRHCDLCAQYCAFEAVVRPSTDQPNYRIDPLACEGCGVCVHFCPVQAIDFPERLCGQWFQSSTAYGPLIHARLGIGAENSGKLVSLVRRQARALATERGSAYLLIDGPPGIGCPVIASISGADAVLIITEPTLSGRHDFLRVAELCRHFRLPALLCINKWDINPQQSQLLQQEAERLNVPLLGRLPYDPQLTQAQLQGRPVTCLEPSAASAAIGKLWRNLRLKLDTPNPQTGVPA
- a CDS encoding 4Fe-4S binding protein: MTYGSTAFRLAIASGKGGTGKTTLALALAEAQAQIGPVTLCDCDVEEPNAHLFLTGRSGPPQAIHRAVPRIDAQRCDRCGRCVDLCAFNALAVGGDCTLVFDELCHSCGGCARVCPTGAIHEENSLIGHIRQLRRDNLLLISGTLAIGQVMAPPLIRAVLADAAAAPLVLVDCPPGTSCPMIAAVRSCDVVLLVTEPTPFGLNDLKLAVATVRLLGLPCAVVINRAGSGNDAAVHQYCQAEQVPVALEIPDDRRIAEGYSRGATLLQTRPELAPALHRLLADSIRLGRNA
- a CDS encoding NifB/NifX family molybdenum-iron cluster-binding protein gives rise to the protein MKIALSSTGQDLAAPVDSRFGRAARFLLVDDNSGKMQIVENQQNLNAAQGAGVQAAQLLLRAGVNALITGNCGPKAFRVLTSAGVSVYHCDASLSGAEALQALREGRLQPAAQASVEGHWS